From the genome of Acidobacteriota bacterium, one region includes:
- a CDS encoding (2Fe-2S)-binding protein, which yields MGDVAHTQVQTTTEQQGVSRRGFIKGVIATGASVSASNYVLRNGHGVALAQAPGAVERLVTLNVNGQQRRVDVMPQETLAMTLRYKLGLTGTKIGCDRAECGACTVLVDGVPQYSCSTLTHQVRGREVQTIEGLEGADGTLHPVQQAVVDLQGFQCAFCMPGFVMNMVNLTEENPNATRGECAHHLAGNICRCIDYNKILNVAEKACEYTRNGMRS from the coding sequence ATGGGAGACGTGGCGCACACGCAAGTGCAGACAACTACAGAGCAGCAGGGCGTTTCACGGCGGGGCTTCATCAAGGGAGTGATCGCCACCGGCGCCAGCGTATCGGCGTCGAACTACGTTCTGCGGAACGGTCACGGCGTGGCCCTGGCGCAGGCGCCGGGCGCCGTCGAGCGGCTGGTGACGTTGAACGTCAACGGGCAGCAGCGCCGCGTCGACGTCATGCCGCAGGAGACCCTGGCCATGACCCTGCGGTACAAGCTGGGTCTGACCGGCACGAAGATCGGCTGCGACCGCGCCGAGTGCGGCGCCTGCACCGTTCTCGTGGATGGCGTGCCGCAGTACTCCTGCTCGACCCTGACCCATCAGGTTCGCGGCCGCGAAGTGCAGACCATCGAGGGGCTCGAGGGCGCCGACGGGACGCTGCATCCGGTGCAGCAGGCGGTCGTCGACCTGCAGGGCTTCCAGTGTGCCTTCTGCATGCCCGGCTTCGTGATGAACATGGTCAACCTGACCGAAGAGAACCCCAACGCGACCCGGGGCGAGTGCGCGCACCATCTCGCCGGCAACATCTGCCGGTGCATCGACTACAACAAGATCCTCAACGTCGCCGAGAAGGCGTGCGAGTATACGCGTAACGGGATGAGGAGCTGA